One window of Quercus robur chromosome 5, dhQueRobu3.1, whole genome shotgun sequence genomic DNA carries:
- the LOC126728045 gene encoding uncharacterized protein LOC126728045 translates to MEILYGAMSNGERKLTVREFLHCYRPDEISGSRGMYSFASRSPLLKVIFETPDSNRDWKSRYFFLEGDRWMNHPGETEFMPVDTTWAVINQTRRRRPQVSLEEFSFLEKVCKKTTPEERTWAKLVNPRTIHWYCDGPEPTQEAIRYDERVHKQMDDAKRRALIKSQAVKKRESGEEVPKASASIPKRKLTTKSDRPFKQPKVSLEPVVGLMAEGNKAVTPAKQGKGKGLMAVPDGKQERPPSLLRDDSKYALEKLSSIITAEDYEDLGNHSTEAMGETGLFAVAQSLVMMKGLLDRCLNRESSLDRVRAKAQQTEEELGQLQRWRSKMGKKLELSEQARKELEEKTATSLTVIENKEAEIKQLKEEIRQAKMAAVEKYRCSESYLLSCVD, encoded by the exons atggagattctctacggtgcaatgtcaaacggggaaaggaaattgacggtccgtgaatttcttcactgttaccgtccagacgagatttctggatcaagggggatgtacagttttgccagtcggagccccttgttgaaggtgatctttgagaccccagactcaaatagagactggaagagtcggtacttcttcctggagggtgatagatggatgaaccatccaggggagacggagttcatgcccgtcgacacaacttgggcagttataaatcagacac gtagacggcgcccacaagtcagCCTCGAGGAGTTTAGCTTCCTTGAAAAGGTTTGCAAGAAGactacgccggaggaaaggacttgggcgaagttggtgaacccgaggaccatacattggtactgcgacggtcctgagcccacccaagaagCGATAAGATACGACGAGCGAGTTCACAAAC agatggatgACGCAAAGAGGAGAGCTTTGATCAAGtcccaagccgtcaagaagagggaatccggcgaggaGGTTCCTAAGGCATCAGCTTCAATCCCTAAAAGGAAACTGACGACGAAATCCGACCGTCCctttaagcaaccaaaggtctctcttgaacctgtggttggcttaatggctgagggtaacAAGGCCGTCACCCCAGCGAAGCAGGGGAAGGGCAAAGGATTGATGGCGGTCCCAGacggtaagcaagagagacccCCTTCCCTTCTTCGTGATgactccaagtatgcattggagaaactgtcgtccatcatcacggcagaagactatgaagacctgggaaaccattcgacggaggccatgggggagacgggcctcttcgccgtcgctcag tccttggtcatgatgaagggactacttgaccggtgtctcaaccgtgagagtagcttggaccgggtgcgcgcgaaggcgcagcagacggaggaagagctcggacaactTCAGAGATGGAGGTCCAAGATGGggaagaagctggagctttctgagcAGGCGAGGAAGGAGCTTGAGGAGAAGACGGCCACTTCGCTGACGGTCATAGAGAACAAAGAAGCTGAGATAAAACAACTCAAAGAAGAGATCCGTCAGGCTAAAATGGCAGCCGTCGAGAAGTACCGATGCTCGGAGTCCT ActtgttatcttgtgttgattGA
- the LOC126725673 gene encoding pentatricopeptide repeat-containing protein At1g52620: protein MSKTLLSRIKPLHNPKPTSSSSTLPFRHFAKHVQGTIQILKTQDQWEQSLESFFSESDVVVSDFAHFVLDRIHDVELGLKFFDWASKRPYSCSLNGSAYSSLLILLARFKVFSEIELLLERMKLEELKPTCEALSVVIQAYADSGLVDKAVELYYVVGEIHNCVPSVFACNSLLNVLVKHQRIENARQVYDKMLENSCVDNYSTCIMVGGLCKDGKVKEGRELIEDRWGEGCIPNIVFYNTLIVGYCNKGEFESANGLFKELKLKGFLPTLETYGVMINGFCKEGDFEAIDRLLLEMKERGLKVNARVYNNIIDARYKHGCTIEVVEIIGRMIESGCEPDIITYNTLINGSCKEGKVEEAYQFLEQAMKRGLMLNKFSYTPLIHVYCRQGEHNRALDLLIKMTEGGHKPDLVSYGTLIHGLIVAGEVDVALTMREKMLEKGVLPDAGIYNVLISGLCKKGRFPTAKLLFADMLDQNVQPDAFVYATLVDGFIRNGDIQEAKKLFELIIEKGIDPGVVVYNALIKGFCKFGMMKDALSCIIRMRKEHQVPDVFTYTTIIDGYVKQHDLDGALKMFGLMVKQRCKPNVVTYTALINGFCGKGDTNRAEIFFREMQSCGLEPNVVTYTILIGRFCKDCKLAKAASFFELMLMSKCTPNDVTFHYLVNGFANIALTAIPKESNELQEVEKSMFLDFFGKMVSDGWVQVLAAYNSIIICLCQYGMVKIALQLCDKMIGKGFLLDSVSFSALLHGICLEGRSKEWKNIISCTLKEHELQTAVKYSLKLNQYLPRGRSSEALLILEALIEDYKSNDQQAKVLVG, encoded by the coding sequence ATGTCTAAAACCCTTCTCTCTCGCATCAAACCCCTTCACAATCCCAAACCAAcgtcttcttcttcaaccttgCCATTCAGGCATTTCGCCAAACATGTCCAAGGCACCATTCAAATCCTCAAAACCCAAGACCAGTGGGAGCAGTCCCTTGAAAGCTTCTTTTCTGAATCTGATGTTGTTGTGTCAGACTTTGCCCATTTTGTTTTAGATCGAATACATGATGTAGAATTGGGTCTAAAGTTCTTTGATTGGGCCTCAAAGCGGCCGTATAGTTGTTCACTGAATGGTTCTGCTTATTCTTCACTTTTGATACTTTTGGCGAGGTTTAAAGTGTTTTCGGAGATTGAATTGCTGTTGGAGCGAATGAAACTTGAGGAATTAAAGCCAACTTGTGAAGCATTAAGTGTTGTGATTCAAGCTTATGCAGATTCTGGGTTGGTGGATAAGGCTGTTGAATTGTATTATGTGGTGGGTGAAATACATAATTGTGTGCCGAGTGTTTTTGCATGCAATTCATTGCTTAATGTTCTTGTGAAGCATCAGAGAATTGAAAATGCACGCCAAGTGTATGATAAAATGCTTGAGAATTCTTGTGTGGATAATTATAGTACTTGTATTATGGTTGGGGGTTTATGTAAGGATGGAAAGGTCAAGGAAGGTAGGGAGTTGATTGAAGATAGGTGGGGGGAGGGTTGCATACCAAATATTGTGTTTTATAATACACTCATTGTTGGTTATTGCAATAAAGGTGAATTTGAAAGTGCCAATGGACTTTTTAAGGAGTTGAAATTGAAAGGGTTTTTACCTACATTGGAAACTTATGGGGTTATGATAAATGGGTTTTGCAAGGAAGGGGACTTTGAAGCGATTGACCGACTTTTGTTGGAAATGAAAGAGAGGGGTTTGAAAGTTAATGCTCGAGTATATAACAATATAATTGATGCTCGATATAAGCATGGTTGTACAATTGAAGTGGTGGAGATAATTGGGAGGATGATTGAGAGTGGATGTGAGCCAGATATTATAACTTATAATACTCTTATTAATGGCTCGTGTAAAGAGGGGAAGGTTGAGGAAGCTTATCAATTTCTAGAGCAGGCAATGAAAAGGGGATTAATGCTGAACAAGTTTAGTTATACTCCTCTTATACATGTTTATTGTAGACAAGGGGAACACAATAGGGCCTTAGATTTGCTTATTAAGATGACAGAAGGAGGACATAAGCCTGATTTGGTTTCATATGGCACTCTCATCCATGGACTTATTGTTGCAGGGGAGGTTGATGTTGCATTGACAATGCGAgaaaaaatgttggaaaaggGAGTATTGCCTGATGCTGGTATTTATAATGTTTTAATAAGTGGACTTTGCAAGAAAGGGAGGTTTCCTACTGCTAAGTTGCTCTTTGCTGATATGCTAGACCAAAATGTACAACCTGATGCTTTTGTTTATGCCACTTTGGTGGATGGGTTCATCAGAAATGGTGACATTCAGGAGGCCAAAAAACTCTTTGAACTCATCATTGAAAAGGGTATAGACCCTGGTGTTGTGGTTTATAATGCCTTGATTAAAGGTTTTTGCAAATTTGGAATGATGAAAGATGCACTTTCTTGCATCATTAGAATGAGGAAAGAGCATCAGGTTCCAGATGTATTTACTTATACTACCATTATTGATGGGTATGTAAAGCAGCATGACTTGGATGGTGCACTAAAGATGTTTGGGCTAATGGTGAAGCAGAGATGCAAGCCAAATGTGGTCACATACACTGCCCTCATAAATGGGTTTTGCGGCAAGGGAGATACCAATAgagctgaaatttttttcagaGAGATGCAATCTTGTGGATTGGAGCCTAATGTTGTCACATACACTATACTTATTGGGAGGTTTTGTAAAGATTGTAAACTTGCAAAAGCTGCCTCCTTTTTTGAATTGATGCTGATGAGCAAGTGCACTCCTAATGATGTTACCTTTCATTATCTTGTAAATGGGTTTGCAAATATTGCATTGACTGCAATTCCCAAGGAAAGCAATGAGCTTCAGGAGGTCGAAAAGTctatgtttttggatttttttggaaAGATGGTATCAGATGGATGGGTTCAAGTACTTGCGGCATATAATTCTATTATCATCTGCCTTTGCCAATATGGAATGGTTAAAATTGCTTTACAGTTGTGTGATAAGATGATTGGTAAGGGTTTCCTTCTAGattctgtttctttttctgcCTTGCTACATGGCATTTGCTTGGAAGGAAGATCAAAGGAATGGAAAAACATTATCTCCTGTACTTTGAAAGAACATGAGCTCCAAACTGCTGTCAAATACTCACTGAAATTAAACCAATATCTTCCTCGAGGAAGGTCTTCTGAGGCTTTACTTATTTTAGAAGCCTTGATTGAAGACTACAAGTCTAATGATCAACAAGCCAAAGTTTTAGTGGGGTag